In Paenibacillus sp. 1781tsa1, one DNA window encodes the following:
- a CDS encoding helix-turn-helix domain-containing protein codes for MKLFVNSVKHIDFHWHKEVEVVYVLHGSIIMYLDQQQYTLHEDDVIVVNSMSVHKIERTNQDNVLLTLQFGPELMNNNAFISCNSALNVEQDASWLHSIKQYLAQMVWEINKKTPGYQNFTMGRLQMLCGCLQRYFSSGTNSALENGSRDYDYKRLNRVLTYIDLHYNEKITLQDMADSEHLSLHYFSHFFTDKIGIPFQKYLTLIRLEKAQAQLAANDKNISEIALDCGFANVKLFNKYFKEKYGCTPGSYREASRTPEPHQLNVNRKPKTYEESSSGDYYEMETLNAIGSLYRYLDAKVDADHDTLPVPSTHLSDQTSIEIRADQTSSVYEKHWNMTMTAGRAIEGLREDWRKQFSALKGKIPFQNIRFHGIFNDEMMVYSENEQGMPLYNWSYVDKLYDFLLDQGVRPFVELSFMPSQLARSKETLFWWRGNISPPSSPAKWQALVGEFVRHCLNRYGADEVRRWYFEVWNEPDLAGVCWAGSKEEYFAFYESTVHAIKSILPELKVGGPAMGYGSLWNDTWAEEFLSYCSKREVALDFFSFHIYSEYPKLKVEDDRLTQIMHPAFYKESIELMRQKMNASSYAHVELHVTEWNFSLYDRNLLHDTMFMAPFVIYHTMNTLGDVKAMAFWSFTDVFEESIVPASPFYGGFGLINRDGLKKPSYYAFELMQKLGDELLVKGDGYVATRKRDGSMQFLFYNYVHVDRLFASGDWSELSSSTRYDVFEEKGSKAYELTLSNLEGLYKCTSYQLDREYGSVFDEWTRMGSPYSLTEEEIFFLNGRSGPIMKTEMVRDECWRKEVVLPPHGVMLLILDRQY; via the coding sequence ATGAAACTCTTCGTGAACTCGGTGAAGCATATTGATTTCCATTGGCATAAGGAAGTGGAAGTTGTATATGTTCTTCATGGTTCAATCATCATGTATCTGGACCAGCAGCAATATACACTGCATGAAGATGATGTAATCGTGGTTAACAGTATGTCAGTCCATAAGATCGAACGAACCAATCAGGACAACGTGTTATTGACATTGCAGTTCGGTCCTGAGTTGATGAACAATAATGCGTTTATCTCCTGTAACTCTGCCTTAAATGTGGAGCAGGACGCTTCCTGGCTGCATAGCATTAAACAATATCTTGCGCAGATGGTATGGGAGATCAACAAAAAAACACCGGGTTATCAAAATTTCACTATGGGCAGATTACAGATGTTATGCGGCTGCCTGCAGAGGTATTTTTCCAGTGGAACAAATTCCGCATTGGAAAACGGCAGCAGGGATTATGACTATAAAAGACTGAACAGGGTCCTCACATATATTGATTTACACTACAATGAGAAGATTACGCTGCAGGATATGGCCGATTCCGAACATTTAAGTCTGCATTATTTCTCCCACTTCTTTACCGATAAAATCGGGATACCTTTCCAAAAGTATTTGACGCTCATTCGTTTGGAGAAGGCTCAGGCTCAACTCGCAGCAAACGATAAAAATATTTCGGAGATCGCGCTGGATTGTGGATTTGCGAATGTAAAGCTGTTTAACAAATACTTCAAGGAAAAGTACGGCTGCACGCCCGGCTCCTATCGGGAAGCTTCGCGTACACCGGAACCCCATCAGTTGAATGTGAACCGCAAGCCCAAAACGTATGAGGAATCTTCAAGCGGAGATTATTACGAGATGGAAACGTTGAATGCGATAGGCTCACTGTATCGATATCTGGATGCTAAGGTAGACGCCGATCATGACACGCTCCCTGTACCGTCTACACATCTGTCAGACCAAACTAGCATTGAAATTCGTGCGGATCAGACATCGTCTGTCTATGAAAAGCACTGGAATATGACCATGACGGCAGGGAGAGCCATTGAGGGTTTGCGTGAAGATTGGCGAAAACAGTTCTCCGCGCTGAAAGGGAAAATACCTTTTCAAAATATTCGGTTTCACGGCATCTTCAATGACGAGATGATGGTGTACAGCGAGAACGAGCAGGGCATGCCCCTCTATAACTGGTCTTACGTGGACAAGTTGTATGATTTCCTGCTGGATCAGGGCGTTCGGCCATTTGTGGAATTAAGTTTTATGCCGAGCCAGCTGGCGAGATCCAAAGAAACGCTGTTTTGGTGGAGGGGGAATATCAGCCCGCCATCCTCCCCTGCCAAGTGGCAGGCGCTTGTTGGCGAATTCGTTCGCCATTGTTTAAATCGTTATGGGGCAGATGAAGTGAGACGGTGGTATTTCGAAGTATGGAACGAGCCTGACCTGGCTGGTGTTTGTTGGGCAGGAAGCAAGGAAGAATACTTTGCGTTTTACGAATCGACCGTTCATGCCATCAAATCGATTTTGCCGGAACTGAAGGTAGGAGGTCCAGCTATGGGTTACGGATCTCTCTGGAACGATACCTGGGCTGAGGAATTTTTGTCTTATTGCAGCAAGCGGGAAGTGGCTCTCGATTTTTTTTCATTCCACATCTATTCGGAGTATCCCAAACTTAAAGTTGAAGATGATCGATTAACCCAAATCATGCATCCTGCTTTTTATAAAGAGAGTATTGAGCTTATGCGTCAAAAAATGAATGCGTCATCGTACGCTCATGTTGAACTTCATGTCACCGAGTGGAACTTTTCGCTGTATGACCGAAACTTGCTGCACGATACCATGTTCATGGCTCCATTTGTCATTTACCACACCATGAACACGCTCGGTGACGTGAAAGCGATGGCTTTCTGGTCCTTTACCGATGTATTCGAAGAAAGTATCGTTCCCGCTTCTCCTTTCTACGGAGGTTTTGGCCTGATTAACCGCGATGGGCTGAAGAAACCCAGCTATTATGCATTTGAACTTATGCAAAAGCTTGGGGATGAGCTGCTCGTCAAGGGAGACGGGTATGTCGCAACCCGAAAAAGGGATGGAAGCATGCAGTTTTTGTTCTATAACTATGTGCATGTAGACCGGCTGTTTGCAAGTGGAGATTGGTCGGAATTATCCAGCTCAACCCGCTATGACGTATTTGAGGAAAAAGGCAGCAAAGCTTATGAACTAACCCTGAGCAATCTCGAGGGACTTTATAAATGCACCAGTTATCAATTGGACCGGGAGTATGGATCGGTATTTGATGAGTGGACCCGCATGGGATCGCCCTATTCCTTGACGGAAGAAGAAATCTTCTTTTTAAACGGAAGGAGCGGCCCGATAATGAAGACAGAGATGGTAAGGGATGAATGTTGGCGCAAGGAAGTGGTGCTTCCCCCTCATGGCGTGATGTTACTCATTTTGGACAGACAATATTAG
- a CDS encoding PTS sugar transporter subunit IIC codes for MKRFMKWMTDSFAPRLEAFTNNIWVSSIQEAIMVAIPMIFIGSIITLISILQDFIPGMPDLTPITTFSFGLLGLFIAFLTPYVVMEKRERHKIKLLAGMTGISLFVMLLNPTLNEDGTIQFILERFGPSGMITALLVGVFVALVMILCNKFSFFKKGSSLPEFIMDWFDFLVPIALVLTTGWVLVYQLHFDIFGLIVNVFEPINAVGQSLTGFLLFNFIGVVLYSFGVSPWVMTPIWYAIWIPAIEENAALVAAGQDPVNINTFETFFSGWLGIGGMGATLPLVVWFLMARSKKLKSVGKATIIPSLFNINEPVVYGAPIAFNPLLMVPMWINALITPVIVYLALDWGWVRIPSQIFQLWYTPIGLSTYIMSGFNGLILLAVVLVIVFIVWFPFFKLYDAQELKKEQEEN; via the coding sequence ATGAAGCGTTTCATGAAATGGATGACAGATTCGTTTGCGCCAAGATTGGAGGCGTTTACGAACAATATTTGGGTTTCTTCGATTCAAGAAGCCATCATGGTCGCCATTCCGATGATTTTCATCGGTTCAATTATTACATTGATTTCGATTTTGCAGGATTTCATTCCGGGAATGCCGGACCTGACACCCATCACGACATTCAGTTTTGGTTTGCTGGGGTTGTTTATTGCTTTTTTGACACCTTATGTCGTGATGGAAAAAAGAGAACGACACAAAATCAAGTTGCTTGCGGGAATGACGGGCATATCTCTGTTCGTCATGCTGCTTAACCCAACTCTAAACGAAGACGGTACCATTCAGTTCATTCTTGAACGATTCGGACCTTCGGGGATGATTACAGCACTCCTGGTAGGTGTATTCGTTGCTCTTGTCATGATCTTGTGCAACAAATTTTCGTTCTTCAAAAAGGGATCTTCACTTCCCGAATTCATTATGGATTGGTTCGATTTTCTCGTCCCGATCGCCCTGGTATTAACAACAGGATGGGTGCTTGTATATCAGCTTCATTTTGATATTTTTGGACTGATCGTGAACGTTTTTGAGCCGATCAATGCCGTGGGACAAAGTTTAACCGGATTTTTATTGTTCAACTTTATCGGCGTAGTACTGTATTCCTTTGGCGTAAGCCCGTGGGTTATGACACCGATCTGGTACGCGATCTGGATACCTGCAATTGAAGAAAATGCAGCTCTTGTCGCAGCGGGACAAGATCCCGTCAATATCAACACGTTTGAAACCTTTTTCTCCGGATGGCTGGGTATTGGAGGAATGGGAGCGACCTTGCCGTTAGTTGTTTGGTTCCTGATGGCACGTTCGAAAAAGCTGAAATCTGTCGGCAAGGCAACTATTATCCCGTCCTTGTTCAACATCAATGAACCCGTCGTGTACGGAGCACCGATTGCCTTTAATCCATTACTCATGGTGCCGATGTGGATTAACGCACTAATCACACCGGTCATTGTGTACTTGGCTCTCGACTGGGGTTGGGTACGAATTCCAAGCCAGATCTTCCAGCTATGGTATACACCGATCGGCCTGTCCACCTACATTATGTCCGGATTTAATGGGCTCATCTTGCTGGCTGTTGTCCTAGTGATTGTATTTATTGTCTGGTTTCCGTTTTTCAAACTGTATGATGCACAGGAACTGAAGAAAGAACAGGAAGAAAATTAA
- a CDS encoding glycoside hydrolase family 3 C-terminal domain-containing protein, whose protein sequence is MDKSINELLSALTLAEKASLCAGLNMWMTKGIERLNIPPVHMYDGTNGIRKTNSDEEMGITTENVPATCYPTGSAIGSSWNTELLHEVGVALGRESKTMDVELLLGPGVNMKRTPLGGRNFEYYSEDPYLTGELGAAFINGIQSEGVGASIKHFAGNNQEFEKMVTSSEIDERTLREIYLSAFERIIKKSDPWTVMCSYNLLNGTYTSENEHLLHDILREEWGYEGVVLSDWTAVNDRIRGLKAGLDLEMPGPAHYNAKAIIEAVQNGSLSEEKLDQSVGRILKLVERVTGKKDLESSPDSDYHALARKAAAESIVLLKNENAILPLGKESISSIAVIGRFAKKPRIQGAGSAKVTPTKVDIPWDEIKNLAGDATTMKYAEGYPEDDSINDELIKESVSLAMNSDVAVLFVGQPEYAESEMHDLQGIDLPEHQVKLILAVAAVQPKCIVVTSSGSALAMRPWVQHVPGVIHSWLSGQGMGKVIADVLFGQTNPSGKLSETFPVKLSDNPSHMRIRGENGKLYYREGLFVGYRYYDRKELAPQFPFGHGLSYTSFLYTDLEVAQTHNGVTVSFQLKNTGKRKGKEVVQLYVHDEECTWTRPEKELKAFTKVELEPGEQRMITFELEERDFSYYNTKYNRWVAETGFFQISLGSSSKDLRITERLHCDFGKEEITFHKFSLLSEWMSDPAAKQELEHCLNEMNEHVTDKVYLNEEFVGFWADFPMIKVFQMFGQQWMNERSPDEIIHELITKVNQARNE, encoded by the coding sequence ATGGATAAATCAATCAATGAATTATTGTCGGCATTGACCCTGGCAGAGAAAGCTTCACTCTGCGCAGGATTGAATATGTGGATGACGAAAGGAATCGAGCGGTTAAACATTCCGCCGGTTCATATGTATGATGGGACAAACGGCATCCGTAAAACGAACAGTGATGAAGAAATGGGTATTACAACGGAAAATGTACCTGCAACCTGTTACCCTACGGGTTCAGCCATCGGTTCTTCGTGGAATACGGAATTGTTGCATGAAGTCGGTGTGGCACTGGGACGTGAATCGAAAACGATGGACGTCGAGCTGCTGCTTGGACCTGGTGTAAATATGAAAAGAACGCCGCTTGGCGGAAGAAACTTCGAATACTATTCGGAAGACCCATACTTGACGGGGGAACTTGGTGCGGCGTTTATAAACGGAATCCAAAGCGAAGGCGTGGGCGCTTCTATCAAACACTTTGCAGGCAACAACCAGGAATTCGAGAAAATGGTGACCAGTTCGGAAATCGACGAGCGGACGCTTCGCGAAATTTACCTGAGCGCCTTTGAACGTATTATTAAGAAATCCGACCCATGGACGGTCATGTGTTCCTATAATTTATTGAATGGAACCTATACGAGTGAGAACGAACATTTACTGCATGACATTTTGAGAGAAGAGTGGGGTTATGAAGGTGTTGTCCTATCCGACTGGACAGCTGTCAATGACCGCATACGTGGTCTGAAGGCCGGGCTTGATCTGGAGATGCCAGGTCCCGCTCATTACAATGCCAAAGCAATCATTGAAGCGGTTCAGAACGGAAGCCTGTCCGAAGAAAAGTTGGATCAAAGCGTGGGTCGAATTTTGAAACTGGTTGAGCGGGTAACGGGCAAAAAAGATTTGGAATCATCTCCAGATTCGGACTATCATGCACTTGCACGTAAAGCGGCGGCCGAGAGTATCGTGCTTCTGAAAAATGAGAACGCGATTCTTCCCCTAGGGAAGGAGTCCATTTCGTCGATTGCCGTGATCGGACGGTTTGCCAAAAAACCAAGAATTCAGGGAGCGGGCAGCGCGAAGGTAACACCTACAAAAGTCGATATTCCATGGGACGAGATAAAGAATCTGGCTGGTGATGCCACGACCATGAAATATGCAGAAGGGTACCCGGAGGATGACTCTATCAATGATGAGCTAATTAAGGAAAGTGTCTCATTAGCCATGAATTCCGATGTTGCTGTATTGTTTGTGGGCCAACCGGAATATGCCGAATCGGAGATGCATGATTTGCAAGGCATTGATCTACCCGAGCATCAGGTAAAATTAATTCTCGCGGTAGCGGCGGTTCAGCCCAAGTGCATCGTTGTGACGAGCAGCGGTTCCGCACTGGCGATGCGTCCATGGGTACAACATGTTCCTGGTGTGATTCATTCATGGTTGTCGGGTCAAGGCATGGGTAAAGTGATTGCAGATGTATTATTCGGACAGACGAATCCATCGGGCAAGTTGTCTGAGACCTTCCCTGTTAAACTGTCGGACAACCCCTCACATATGCGAATTCGCGGAGAGAACGGCAAGCTGTATTATCGCGAAGGCCTTTTCGTAGGTTATCGATATTATGACCGGAAAGAACTGGCACCTCAATTCCCGTTTGGACACGGATTGTCTTACACATCGTTTTTGTATACGGATCTGGAAGTGGCTCAGACCCATAACGGTGTGACTGTGTCCTTCCAATTGAAAAATACCGGTAAGCGCAAGGGGAAAGAAGTTGTTCAACTGTATGTTCACGATGAAGAGTGCACATGGACCCGTCCAGAGAAAGAATTAAAAGCTTTCACTAAAGTTGAACTGGAGCCGGGTGAACAACGTATGATTACTTTTGAACTGGAAGAGAGAGACTTTTCATACTACAACACCAAGTATAATCGTTGGGTGGCAGAGACCGGATTTTTCCAAATTTCACTTGGCAGCTCGTCCAAAGATCTCCGAATTACGGAACGTCTGCATTGTGACTTTGGTAAGGAAGAAATCACTTTCCACAAATTCAGTCTGCTTAGTGAGTGGATGAGTGATCCGGCAGCAAAACAGGAATTGGAACATTGCCTGAATGAAATGAACGAGCATGTTACAGACAAGGTATATCTTAATGAGGAGTTTGTGGGATTCTGGGCAGATTTCCCGATGATCAAAGTATTCCAAATGTTCGGTCAACAATGGATGAATGAACGTTCACCTGATGAAATTATTCATGAACTTATCACCAAGGTTAATCAGGCACGAAATGAATAG
- a CDS encoding ABC transporter substrate-binding protein has product MLVSVKKGMILCLITAMILVLAACSSNNSGSEDTNGSSQQAAESSATNAATNGEQTDADASTPAETTYPVTVSNYTTENGTWVKKDQTFDKAPERVVANTQGAAELMIRLGLTDKLVGVAALFGSVPEDIADEFKQIPVLSEGYVGKEVTIGASPDLVVGRGGLFEDADWGVGTVSSLNDMGIKTYVQSTSVPDASLDSLYQDITELGEIFNVQANAAAYIETLKARENALSARASAETINYASFSDNGDGTIGIYNGNGDTFIESAMSLINMHNMLINETGTLSLEKLIEINPDALIISRYAGGIDPEETIKKLLANKQVQNINAVKNKKIYIIDFNNFWGYGDSIFTGVEGLADDLGL; this is encoded by the coding sequence ATGTTGGTATCCGTTAAAAAAGGGATGATTCTATGTTTGATTACTGCAATGATTCTGGTGCTCGCAGCGTGTTCAAGCAACAATAGCGGCAGCGAAGATACGAATGGCAGCTCACAGCAAGCTGCGGAGAGCAGCGCCACGAATGCAGCAACAAACGGGGAACAAACCGACGCAGACGCTTCAACACCTGCTGAAACAACTTACCCGGTAACCGTTTCAAACTATACAACAGAGAACGGCACCTGGGTGAAGAAGGATCAAACGTTTGACAAGGCACCTGAACGAGTAGTTGCTAATACCCAAGGTGCAGCCGAACTAATGATTCGCCTTGGTTTGACAGACAAGCTTGTGGGTGTAGCTGCGTTGTTTGGTAGTGTACCTGAAGATATTGCGGATGAGTTTAAACAAATTCCTGTGCTGTCTGAAGGTTATGTAGGTAAGGAAGTGACCATAGGTGCTTCGCCTGACCTGGTTGTGGGGCGTGGTGGATTGTTTGAGGATGCGGATTGGGGTGTTGGTACAGTAAGCAGCTTGAATGATATGGGGATCAAAACGTATGTACAAAGCACCAGTGTTCCTGATGCATCGTTAGATAGCCTGTATCAGGATATTACTGAATTAGGTGAGATATTCAACGTACAAGCGAATGCAGCGGCATATATTGAGACGCTAAAAGCGCGAGAGAATGCCTTGTCGGCCCGAGCTAGCGCTGAAACGATCAACTATGCATCTTTTTCAGATAATGGTGATGGAACCATTGGAATCTACAACGGAAACGGAGATACGTTTATTGAAAGTGCAATGTCATTGATCAATATGCATAATATGCTGATTAATGAAACCGGCACACTTAGTCTGGAGAAGCTAATCGAGATTAATCCAGATGCCCTGATTATTTCCAGGTATGCTGGTGGCATTGATCCAGAAGAAACGATTAAAAAGCTGCTAGCCAACAAGCAGGTGCAAAACATTAATGCAGTTAAGAACAAGAAAATCTACATTATTGATTTCAACAACTTCTGGGGCTACGGAGATTCCATCTTCACAGGTGTTGAAGGGCTCGCTGATGATCTCGGGTTGTAA
- a CDS encoding stalk domain-containing protein, with amino-acid sequence MKYLKKVVVVALVMSVLLPLGAQKSEAAKKYVDLEIQWADGRINHVETLHKDGVTYGSLFSLGIKAGLPWGMDDDNTAVLKNSQKHIVVHLGSKIAEVDGQKVDMGSEPVWYISNLYVPISFLATAMDGEVTHQDTKTNKVTVTGLSSYTDTFYGSNMGYIYMIRAAKGDLEITNAVTGKKSLIPLGIKDMNVNTHDLKINFKRSPQNLLIVIIEHTNRETEDYDLYTLVFKNKGLVRKSIAHGVTGQHEILNEDGTIELIDDNCIRIIEDGSGKVLEVLPR; translated from the coding sequence ATGAAGTATTTGAAAAAAGTAGTTGTCGTTGCATTAGTGATGTCCGTCTTATTACCACTGGGGGCTCAAAAATCTGAAGCAGCAAAAAAATACGTTGATTTGGAAATTCAGTGGGCAGACGGCCGTATTAACCATGTTGAGACGTTACACAAGGATGGAGTCACTTACGGAAGCTTGTTCTCACTGGGTATTAAGGCAGGTCTGCCGTGGGGGATGGACGATGATAATACGGCCGTACTGAAGAACAGTCAGAAGCATATTGTAGTGCACTTGGGAAGTAAAATTGCCGAAGTGGATGGTCAAAAAGTAGATATGGGCAGTGAACCTGTGTGGTATATTAGTAACCTTTATGTGCCCATTAGTTTTCTTGCAACTGCTATGGACGGGGAAGTGACTCATCAAGATACGAAGACGAACAAGGTAACCGTGACTGGGCTGAGTAGTTATACCGATACTTTTTATGGCAGCAACATGGGATACATCTATATGATTCGTGCTGCAAAAGGTGATCTTGAAATTACGAATGCAGTTACTGGAAAAAAGAGTCTGATTCCATTAGGTATAAAGGATATGAATGTAAATACCCATGATCTCAAGATCAATTTCAAGCGGAGTCCTCAAAATCTACTTATTGTCATCATAGAACATACTAACCGAGAAACGGAAGACTACGATCTTTACACGTTGGTATTCAAAAACAAAGGTCTGGTTCGCAAATCCATTGCTCACGGGGTAACGGGGCAGCATGAGATTTTAAATGAAGATGGTACCATTGAACTCATCGATGACAACTGTATACGTATTATCGAAGATGGAAGTGGTAAAGTGCTTGAAGTGCTTCCTCGTTGA
- a CDS encoding disulfide bond formation protein DsbA encodes MPKSKEETVKLFSVLESEMIIDFRDGQVRLSKDEMFIVPKGVEIKPSADKECHIMLMEPGSEVVIPNLSPIAPN; translated from the coding sequence ATGCCTAAATCTAAAGAGGAAACTGTTAAGTTGTTTTCTGTGCTCGAAAGTGAGATGATTATTGATTTTCGTGATGGTCAAGTGAGACTTTCCAAAGATGAGATGTTTATTGTCCCTAAGGGAGTTGAGATTAAGCCTTCCGCCGATAAGGAATGTCACATCATGTTAATGGAGCCTGGAAGCGAAGTTGTCATACCGAACTTATCCCCCATTGCTCCTAATTAA
- a CDS encoding collagen-like protein, translating to MAVLSTGPIENHIVAGSGVRPTQRMTVRMVNHNLTDVYHILVQGYHLSDVRTLYVEELFSVLPNQVITKDFDANFDAVEFNFTLGDAAVADAKISVWGRDQNGELVTAHRLVSSELIGAGYNTSGELGATGATGETGATGTTGETGVTGATGETGAAGATGETGAAGTTGETGATGATGETGATGATGETGVLGATGETGVLGATGETGVPGATGETGVTGATGETGVSGATGETGVTGVTGATGETGATGATGATGATGAAAVSSLFFDSQPGLLNLPLAGTITLGSVTVDPGSIPADDLVKLDFTSQIAVVVEDNWSFDCNITLTNFAGAGGGDPVELHPKGGCRRYNKDLSHWRHC from the coding sequence ATGGCAGTTTTATCAACGGGGCCAATCGAAAATCATATTGTTGCAGGAAGTGGTGTGCGGCCTACCCAGAGAATGACGGTAAGAATGGTCAATCACAATTTAACCGATGTATATCATATCTTGGTTCAAGGATATCATTTATCGGACGTCCGTACATTATATGTTGAAGAGTTATTTAGTGTTTTGCCTAATCAAGTGATAACGAAAGACTTTGATGCGAATTTTGATGCAGTTGAGTTTAATTTTACATTGGGTGACGCCGCTGTGGCAGACGCCAAAATTTCGGTATGGGGAAGAGACCAGAATGGAGAGCTGGTGACTGCGCATCGTCTGGTGTCGAGTGAACTTATAGGAGCTGGATATAATACTTCAGGCGAACTGGGAGCGACAGGTGCCACAGGCGAGACCGGAGCAACTGGAACCACAGGTGAAACGGGAGTGACGGGAGCTACTGGCGAAACCGGAGCGGCGGGAGCCACAGGCGAAACGGGAGCGGCGGGAACCACAGGCGAAACCGGAGCGACAGGTGCCACAGGCGAGACCGGAGCAACGGGAGCCACAGGCGAAACCGGAGTGCTGGGAGCCACTGGCGAAACCGGAGTGCTGGGAGCTACAGGCGAGACGGGAGTACCAGGAGCCACTGGCGAAACCGGAGTGACGGGAGCTACAGGTGAGACAGGAGTGTCAGGAGCAACTGGCGAGACAGGAGTAACAGGAGTAACAGGAGCCACAGGCGAGACGGGAGCAACAGGAGCAACAGGAGCAACAGGAGCCACAGGGGCGGCGGCAGTTTCTTCGCTGTTTTTTGACAGTCAGCCCGGGTTGCTTAATCTTCCGTTGGCAGGAACAATTACGCTTGGCTCCGTAACTGTAGACCCAGGCTCTATTCCGGCAGATGATCTTGTAAAATTGGACTTTACTTCGCAGATCGCAGTGGTTGTGGAAGATAACTGGAGCTTCGATTGTAACATTACCCTGACCAATTTTGCAGGAGCGGGGGGGGGGGATCCAGTTGAACTACACCCAAAGGGGGGATGCCGCAGGTACAATAAGGATTTATCCCATTGGCGGCACTGTTAG
- a CDS encoding HAMP domain-containing sensor histidine kinase: protein MSIRIKMLLSFTGMLVISLLFILLTASLYTIAATGDLQSFRDIYKVHYQINPLTEQGESIFQEMKFLAKNDPDDLQNKVLLREYDMKLRAEKSGLYVRRENSQIFESLTFNQPELKQALPAYDLNNYQIRSTFNIGERFYAYAKFDFQYSDGERGSIFVIRERSPFAELTRKLLPVMSLLLIGVLIIANLLLFRWITRSFIKPLNQLRSSAEHIKDGNLSFKIQLNSNDEVGQLSEAFESMRNQLQRSYALRQQDEENRKELISNISHDLRTPITNIKGYIEGIRDGVASTPEKMESYVNIIHSKAVSMDKLVDELFLYSKLDLNQEPFLFETVDIADFLEDSIEELRYDLEDKGVALHWNNQVSGPAMSAVDPEKLKRTVVNVVDNALKYMENDLKRFEITLQADENWITMAFKDNGRGIAEEALPYIFERFYRAEQSRNSSTGGSGLGLAIARQIIDGHGGFIWAESKPNNGTSIYIKLKRLNEERD from the coding sequence ATGTCCATTCGAATAAAAATGCTACTGTCCTTCACGGGCATGCTCGTTATAAGTTTACTGTTCATCCTGCTTACGGCTAGCCTATACACGATTGCAGCCACAGGGGATCTACAGAGTTTTCGCGATATTTACAAGGTGCATTATCAGATCAATCCACTGACTGAACAGGGAGAATCGATCTTTCAAGAGATGAAGTTTCTGGCCAAAAATGACCCGGATGATCTGCAGAACAAGGTTTTACTGCGTGAATATGACATGAAGCTGCGGGCTGAGAAGTCTGGGCTCTACGTCAGACGGGAGAATAGCCAGATCTTCGAATCGTTGACCTTCAACCAGCCAGAACTAAAGCAAGCACTGCCTGCCTATGATCTTAACAATTATCAGATTCGAAGCACTTTCAATATTGGTGAACGATTTTATGCGTATGCAAAGTTTGATTTTCAATATTCAGATGGGGAACGGGGAAGTATCTTCGTCATACGTGAGAGAAGCCCCTTCGCAGAGCTTACTCGCAAGCTGCTACCTGTGATGTCATTACTGCTTATCGGCGTCCTGATCATCGCGAATCTGCTCTTGTTCCGCTGGATCACGCGTAGTTTCATTAAGCCGCTCAATCAACTACGAAGCTCAGCCGAGCATATTAAGGATGGCAATCTATCCTTTAAAATTCAATTAAACTCCAATGATGAAGTTGGACAACTCAGTGAAGCATTTGAGAGTATGCGGAATCAATTGCAGCGCTCCTATGCGTTACGACAGCAGGACGAAGAGAACCGCAAAGAGCTCATTTCCAACATTTCGCATGATCTTCGTACCCCAATTACTAATATTAAAGGTTATATTGAGGGCATTCGTGACGGAGTGGCTAGTACTCCGGAGAAAATGGAGAGTTACGTTAATATCATTCACTCCAAAGCAGTTAGCATGGATAAGCTGGTGGATGAACTGTTTTTGTATTCGAAGCTTGACTTGAATCAAGAGCCTTTCCTGTTCGAGACAGTTGATATCGCTGATTTCCTGGAAGACAGCATTGAAGAGTTGAGATACGATCTGGAGGACAAAGGTGTTGCCTTGCATTGGAATAACCAGGTGTCTGGTCCCGCTATGTCTGCTGTGGATCCGGAGAAGTTAAAACGTACCGTTGTCAATGTGGTGGATAATGCACTCAAATACATGGAGAATGACCTCAAACGATTCGAGATTACACTTCAAGCGGATGAGAATTGGATTACGATGGCGTTTAAAGACAATGGCAGAGGGATAGCCGAAGAGGCACTGCCTTATATATTTGAACGCTTCTATCGCGCAGAACAATCTCGCAACTCCTCAACGGGTGGAAGTGGGCTTGGGCTGGCCATTGCCCGCCAGATCATTGATGGACATGGGGGCTTCATCTGGGCAGAAAGCAAGCCCAATAATGGCACGAGCATATATATCAAACTGAAACGGCTAAATGAAGAGAGGGACTAA